The DNA sequence gccggaggaggaagaaacgggagggggaagaaatcggccgagaggggagaaagagtcggggagagagaaagagagaacttacccggttgggtaggtttctgaaaatagaaatctaccaacagtaaatttccatatatatatataacttaccatgaacagtaatttctacattttcgcttataactttcgcatacgagctccgatttttacgtaccacatatgcacgcgctcggttaaacgtcttctacaacttccatgaagaacattttctcaaattttgacccgaacaaaaagtcaacttttagggccactaaaagtactaaaccgaaagtaaacgtgaaagtaaaggtcgtttaccgtccaaatgactagtaaacacgtggatttaggttcgggacgttacacgtTTTCTACTGCTTATCCGGCGGCCATTCTGTGCCAACAACAGCGCCATGCCTCGCCGGCATGAGATAGGAGCAGCCGGACGGGCCTCTGGTTCTTTTGCTCTCTGCTATGAAAAGCTTAGCTGTTTAGGCATGATTTTCTTCCATTCTCTGGTGGCGGCGCTGCTGGTATTGCGAGCCGACCCGCGCATATCTGGTGTGGGCTGAGGGATGGCTTCGGGGCGACGTGATCTAGTTGGGGCTGTCCTTCGTTGCCGTGGTGGTTCTGTTTGGTGAAGCGTCGGTGATCAACATGATGGTGGTGGGATACATTGGAGATGGTGGAGGGGGATGACACTTGGCTTATGGAGGCTGCGCAGAGGTGAAGGTGGTGTTAGGATGTTGATTGACGAGATCTGTGGGAATCTCGTCTGGGTTCATGATGCATGGCGGTGGTTGGTGGCTCTTGGGCGTGGAGTCTGAAACTGGGGCGTTGGCTTGGGTTTGGGATGATGTATGGAGCTTGGTCAGTCACCGACGATGGGTTGGATATCAGGTGGTTAAATCGATTAGGGCAGTGGATGTGTAGTGGGTGGGGGGCCGTTACTGGGGTGGAGGCGGCGGTGCTTGAGCGGTTGGTCAATCTTGGTAGTTTCTTTCAGTTTTTATTAGGGTtttagtttcaggtttttggttaGGTAAAATAAACTGTCCCTACTCaattgagctagggtttggaggttttggtCGTGTTGTGGAGCCATCTATATGGTGTTACTCCTGGGAACAATATGTTACAATTTCGATGTTGTTTGGTTATCAACGGAAATGTGGATttcccttgcacgtggtctgatGGTTTatggacacggtgtggaagagggtgGAGTGGTTCGTCTGGATGTTGGTGACGAGGTCATATCGTGACACTCGGGATTGGTTATCGTTCTTTGTAGCCTGGGGTGGTAGGCGTAAAAATTGGTTAGGGGTTAGACCTTTTCGGTTCATGGATGTTACTATTAGTGTCGTGGTGTTGATACCACAACCGGTTATTCCAatgctttgtaatttttttggttattaatgaattatatttcttctaaaaaaaaaaaactatttaatttaaaaagcTTTGAACTGAACGGTTTTAATTAGGATACAcaaagtatttaatcctttttgTAATTAAGAAAACTAACCTATACCGATAGGGTTGATAAATCCGGCATCAATCTCCCTATGAACTGATTATAGgagccaaaaaaataaaatacaagcaCTACCCCACGATTGATACAAAGTGCAACTGATGATACATATCGGGAGTTGTAGATTATTTCCCAAAAAAAGATTAATTTGGATTCAGAAATCATATTCTTGATATGTATATTCTTTGCTGCTCACATGAACCAGGAAGGAACTAATGATATATGGTGTAAAGACAAACCAATGTACAAGAATAAgaggttgggtcacttacaccgtcaaTGCATAGAGTAATTTCCATCTAACCAACATATACTCTAGGGCTATCTACATTTTCTTACTAATCCCTAGACCATATATAGATCTGGATCTcaatctctttttcttttggaaaccACTTGTTTAATGCAAATTTTTAGTATTGAAGCTACCCTCTTCAAAAGAGATCGAGACAACCCAGACAAGGCCACCTATTGGAGGATTGGTCTGCCACAATTTTATAGAAGAAAATGAAGGGCTAATGTGGCACAAGCGGAGGCAAAGTTGGTGATGACTCTTCAGGCTATTGCCCTAACCAATCCTACCCATCACAAGATTCTGCAGACACCTCATGCCCAATGCAAGACCATCTAAACctaaaaaaatagtaaattatTGGTTCCATGTTACACAATAAGTGACAATGCATCCTTCTCCCAAGGACTGCCCACTCTGGCTCCACATGCCATTCTCTCTCTATGGCCTTAATCTCTGTGTGTTCCTATATATATCCAACTCTGCAATGTTGAGACCAAGCAACTCAAAATACATCTCTTCTCCGTAAAAAGCAAACACCCTTACAAACTTCACTTCAGAATCGAATTTCATCAAACATGTTCAGTTGAAAAACCATGGCTGCCAAGTACCGTGTCAGATCAATCAGCTTGCCCTCAATAAGGTCTCACCCAACAACTGTTAGAGTTGAAGAAAAGCTCAGTAGGCTCCAATCATGGGAGTCTACTTCATCTGCTTCAACATCAGACTCAATCTGTAGAGGTCTGTCTGGTCTTGAAGAGTTGTATGATTGTGTTGATGATCTTCTCCAAATGACATCAACCCAACAGCTACTCTCTCAACACCAACAAGAGAAATGCATGGATGAGTTGTTGGATGGATCAGTAAAGCTTCTAGACATATGTGGGATCACAAGGGATTTCATGTtacaaatcaaacaacatgTCCTTGCTCTTCAATCTGCTCTTAGGAGAAGAAAGGGAGACTCGAGCATTGAAACTAGCATTGCCAACTACACTAGCTTCAGCAAGAAAATGAAGAAGGATGCCAAGAAATTGATCTCACAGTTGAAACAAGCAGACATCAAGATTGGGTCATCACAACTTCTAGAGCAAGATCAGCATCTCGCCGCAGTGATTAGGGTTCTTCGACAAGTTTGTGCAAAGAACATGTCCATCTTCCAATCCCTCTTGGTGTTCTTGGCTGTTCCAGTTTCCAAGTCAAACAAGTGGTCTTTGGTATCAAAGTTGATGCACAAAGGAGTCTTGGCATGTGAATCTCAAGCAGACATTAATGGGCATGAGCTGGATGGTGTGGATTCTGCTCTATCCTCACTATGCAAATCTGCTGAAGTTGAGAAGATTCAAAGTGCACATAAGAAATTGGAGGCTTTGGAAGACTGCATTGAAGGCCTTGAGAGTGGTTTGGAGAGTGTATTTAAGCGCTTGATCAAAACAAGAGCTTCTCTTTTGAACATAATCTCACAATGATTTGTGGGATTCAGAGAATCCCATTATTTAGTCTTAAAATTATCCAAGGCATCCACATTTTATTAGGATTTCCTTTAAGATGacaattttttgaaatatgtaTATAGCTATACAATGGAATACAATTGATACCCAAGTTTCCGAatcccatctgatgtttcttttaTTATCTTCTACATTAGATTTCCTTTGATTTGTATCCAAGATCgagaaaaccctaacaaaaTCAAGACCAAATCACATGCATTGCTAAAGAAACTTGTACGGAAAGAAACAGAATACTTGGCAAGGAAGAGCAAAATCAATAGTTATAAAACTGGATTTGATTCAATCCACGTTTcagtcatcaaaaaaaaaaaaatccacattTCAAATCCCTCAACGGATTCTTTACTAATGTCAGTAATGTGCCAAAATCGACTTTATCTTTTTCAGTTTTTGCATGGTGTTAAATTAAAGCCTATCGTTATCTATCAAGAATCATATCCACTTCATATAAAAGATCCTAGCAGGCTTTTTTtcaaaaagtttttattttatttttttgaagaggcttttttaataaaagttgatACTCATATGCAAACATTATAATTATATCCCAGGATTCTCAAATCCAAATAAGTCTCAAGTGTCCTCCACTAAGTCTCTATAttgtttaaaaagaaaaagaaaaaaaggagttGTAATTTTGTCATTCCTTTATGTCTTGTTCAACAAGGTTCATATCCACTTCATGTCAGAGATTCCTAAGGTTTTCTTCCATATTCAAATGTAAACATTACATATTGAATTCCAAGCCCAAACAAGTCTTGATCGAATATACTCTTTGCCATGATATTCTTCAATGGGACAATGGAAATAAATCTTCCTCTCACAATCACTTCATCACATCATtcttatattattgaataaaataaaaaataaaaaagcgaaAAGCGGCAATGTCTTATACtttttaattaaattcaaaaataaagacAAAAATAACATATTGGTTCATATTTCAACTTCCCAACTACGAGCCCGCACTTTCTGCATTTATCTGTAACTTTGCTTTTGTTCTTTTGCTAACGACCTCCTTCAATTGAGGAGTGATCATATATTATGAAGTGACTAGTATGGCCCGATAATTCATTTGATTGAcaaattaaaatttcaattatCTCATGATATAAATGCTACACTCATTTTCCTTATAAATTTGATGTTTACCATGTGTGAGAATTAAGTCTACAATTTAGCTGTCCACGCGGAGCTTGCTAAAGGGGACTTGGGAGAGAAGCTCAATTATTTTATGATAATCAACCTTTACTCTAACATTAAGTTTGATAGAATAGTGTCTTTAATAATTTCTCTTTGTCTCTTTCCCAAGTAAAGGTACTCCATGTAACGAATTTTGTAGATCTTCAAGCGACACGaatcttctctgtttttggctCATATTAAGCAATGTTAACAACTTTTAATCAAGTCTAATGGGAGGgagtattcagagcaccgccgtgcacttgcaccaacacaaataaatggttagattgcattaaatatactttttgtttattaaaaataaagttgataataaatatcaagggttgagattattttataacgattgggtcacttacaccgtcggtgcatagaataatttccagtcTAATGGTATATATGCTTTTATAAACTTACTTTGAACGACTAATGCTAACTTGCCTCTTGCATTGCCTCAATGTTTACTAACTTCAAATTAGTAGCGTCCAAATGCTTCTACTTCAACCTTCTCTagaagtattaaaaaaaaaaaagttttttatCAAAGCCGAGTTGGCTTGTCTTGTGAGTGTAGCAATTTTGCTAAAAGTCGGTTTAacaataattattttttaacaATACTTTAGTTTATGGGAATGAGGAAGTGCAGGTTTTTTTGTTCAGTTTTATGCGTGATGATTTGGGCTTCACAACCAAAATCAATCAGTAATGGAAGAAGTTAAAGAGTTGaaccaaatccttataaacccaCGGACATAGTTCTCATTTTCTCGatctatattctcaacacgcccccacaCGTGTAGTTAATTGGTCGCAAATCATAATCAAGTAATTTGGGATTcacaaaaaaaattagttggGAATGAATGAAATTGACCCAAATCCTTACAAATTTGTAGACAAGATCCATATTTTTTTCACGAGGAATCTATATTCTCAATAATACGAAGTATTCAATAAAACAAGTATTTTACACTGTTAAAGTGTTTCTAACATCCAGAAACTGTTTTTTAAGTTTAAGAAGCATATCTCAACAAACAATTAGCTACAATGTGCCGCAATTGATTACATAGAATCTCCCTTCCTTACAGCCAAAGTAAGaaggaaattaaagaaaatccAGAGAACAAGACACAAACATACTATACTAGTACCACATTTTATACATAATAAATCAAGTACTACCTAAACCAACTAGGTTTTAATGGCATTTGGAAGGTTGCAAGACTCATAGGGAACATAACAAAGACATGCCACTCGTGCAACCATGAAAATGAATATTAGTCCCCCATTTCCAACCGAATTCCAAAAACGAATATAAAAATACagttccaagtcttcaagatctTTCTCTGGATATTGTTCTCGTCGATATTCAAAGCTTCTCCCTATCCAAAGAAATTTGGAATGCCCCACTCTTTAGCTTACCACCAACTTCCATAAATTTGACCAACAATGGCGGTGCCGGTGGTGCATGAAAGGAGGAGAAAGCGAGAAAATGCCACATGAATCTGGCTTTTTATCCCAAAAACAAATaccctatttttcttttttgatcaaaaacaaaaacccaatttttttcttttttattagaaacaaAAACCCTATTTGGGGATAGCACCTCACCCAAATAACTACATGAAAGGTCATCTACAAAACtggagtctttgttttgtttagtaGGTGGCAGAAGTGACAACATAACACACCATCATAAAATAGCCCACATCGCCTTCACATGTTTATCACATTGACATAAGCACCCAAAAGATGCTCTTGGTCGATCGGTCCCCTAATGACCAATTCACCTAGGGATATAAATGTGACTTTGAATCACACAACTTActgaaatccaattccaattctcaaatctcaactccAAAATTCATATCTTTCTATGATGAAAAGAGCAACAATGGCTTCTTTCTCGCCAAAACCCACAAAATGCTACAATGTCAGATCCATTAGTATGCCCACTAGATCACATCCCACCACACTCAGAATTGAAGAAGagctcaacaagctcaagtctTGGGAGGTAACTTcaacatcttcatcttcatcaaattATTCAAAGGCAGATTCACTAGGCAAAGGACTAGGCGGCCTCAAAGATTTGTACACTTGCATTGAGGAGCTTCTTCACTTGCCATTGACACAAAAGGCACTAGCTTTGCACCAAAATGAGAAATGGGTGGAAGAATTGCTTGATGGCTCTGTTAAGTACTTGGATGTATGTGGCAACACAAGGGATGCCATCTTGACAATGAAGGAAAGCGTTCGAGTGCTTGAATCTGCGCTTCGACGAAGAATGGTCGGAGATTCGAGCCTCGAAGACAGTGTCAATGCATACGTATgcttcagaaaaaagatgaagaaggaAGTTGTGAAGGTTTTGGCAGCATTGAAGCAAATGGATCAGAAACATGAGGTCTTTCCTTTGGATCTAGATAACCATCTTGCCGCGGTGGTGAGGGTGCTTAGAGAGTCAAGCTTGATCACAAGCTCAATTTTTCAGTcacttcttttgtttctttccaCACCAATTTTGAAGCCGAGGGCCAGTAGATGGTCTTTGGTTTCAATATTGATGCAAAAAGGGGTATTAGCGTGTGAGAGTTCCCAAAGCAAAAGCATGAATGAGATGGAAAGTGTGGATATTGCAATTAGCAATCTGTTTGCGGATAATGCAAGTGAAGATGTTGAGGCTCAGAAGATTGAATCTGCACAAAGAAAGCTGGAGCTTTTGGATGAAAGCATAGAAGGTCTTGAAAATGGGTTGGAGGGCTTGTTTAGGCTCTTGATCCACACTAGAGTTTCTCTCCTAAACGTACTTTCTCATTAGGCTCATGATCATATCTGATCATTTCGATTTGTATCCGAATTTTAGAGGATCTGCATGCATATTATTACTTCTCATCTTTTTCTGATTGTGCATTTATGTAGATGTATCTTAATGTATATACACACTTCTAATTAAAATCTGAATCTATATGTTTCCACTTACATTGAATCTTGTGTGGTCCCTTTTATATTTGTTGCAGTTCATCTTTTATTAATAGTAGAATCTTGAAAGGGTTGCTTCCATATCTGTGAAAATCCAATTGCACTCTTAGGCTTCCCAATTCGATTCTAATCTAAATCTGATATTTGATTGGATCAATCCAACGATCATCCAAATCACTCTGATGAGAAAGGCAAAACATTCTTTCTGATTTGCGTGAGATATACTCATATATCTATCTATGTTCACAAAAGAATCGGAAGTTTTCTCAATCACTTAACGATTACTTTCCTCATATCGACCTAGAATGGCATATAAAATTCagacatatcaaattaaaaccaaaagccAACCGAAGACTACTCCAACCAAACCCAACTCACACTTCGTCTGAAAACTCCCAAGAACAAGATGAAGCGTGGCCTC is a window from the Rosa chinensis cultivar Old Blush chromosome 2, RchiOBHm-V2, whole genome shotgun sequence genome containing:
- the LOC112183672 gene encoding uncharacterized protein LOC112183672 produces the protein MAAKYRVRSISLPSIRSHPTTVRVEEKLSRLQSWESTSSASTSDSICRGLSGLEELYDCVDDLLQMTSTQQLLSQHQQEKCMDELLDGSVKLLDICGITRDFMLQIKQHVLALQSALRRRKGDSSIETSIANYTSFSKKMKKDAKKLISQLKQADIKIGSSQLLEQDQHLAAVIRVLRQVCAKNMSIFQSLLVFLAVPVSKSNKWSLVSKLMHKGVLACESQADINGHELDGVDSALSSLCKSAEVEKIQSAHKKLEALEDCIEGLESGLESVFKRLIKTRASLLNIISQ
- the LOC112189236 gene encoding uncharacterized protein LOC112189236, which produces MASFSPKPTKCYNVRSISMPTRSHPTTLRIEEELNKLKSWEVTSTSSSSSNYSKADSLGKGLGGLKDLYTCIEELLHLPLTQKALALHQNEKWVEELLDGSVKYLDVCGNTRDAILTMKESVRVLESALRRRMVGDSSLEDSVNAYVCFRKKMKKEVVKVLAALKQMDQKHEVFPLDLDNHLAAVVRVLRESSLITSSIFQSLLLFLSTPILKPRASRWSLVSILMQKGVLACESSQSKSMNEMESVDIAISNLFADNASEDVEAQKIESAQRKLELLDESIEGLENGLEGLFRLLIHTRVSLLNVLSH